TGGTTAAGCCGTTGCCTGTTTCCTGGCGAGTAATTTTCGCACTGGAATACATATTTGAATTCGGGTTGCCGTTAATATATTTTGCTGCGTCTTGTCCTGAAACATCATATTCATCGACTTGGTTTTCATCTTTGACATTTAATAAGTCTTTTACTTCTGCTCGCTGGTTATCAGAGAGTTGCGCACCATATACCACAATAGGTGGTCCTAATTTTTCATTAATACTATCGGAATCACTTGCTCCGCTGTCTGCATGAATAGGTAAACTTGACCCTAGAGCCAAAACAGCAATCAGTGTGATGATGAGAAATTTGCTTGTTTTTTTTATCATCATTTCATTTCTCCCTTTATTTGTTCTTGCTTTAGTCTATGTTTTTCATAAACTAAATATTATTATACCTGTTTTGCAAAAAATTGAATATCATTTTATCAAAATTACTACCAGAGGCGTATACGCCCAACCTCCCATTTAGGAAAAGTAGACCATCAACAAATTAAACTCCATGCTATTCCAACATGATTTACTATGATTATAAAGCGGATCTTCCATCAGTGGGGATTTTCATTCATACCCCACTGCTTGTTAGTACCGTAATGATCTACCTAAAGGTCACTTTAGGTCCTGTTATCCCCGCTTAGACTTGTTGTATGGATCTCCAGTTCTTGAAGTGGGAATCTTACAGCACCTTATATACGAAAGTTATATTTCAAGCAAAAGAGGACTTTCTTCTGTTTGTTATTTGAACAGACTTTGACTTGCAATTGGATTGCCCACTATCCTACTCAGATTCAGCTCGCAATAAATGGAAATGGTGATGTTATTGCCAGATAAACAATATTTATGTGAACAACTAGTTATAAGTAATTAACAGAGACTCCGGCTTTAAATTAATACTGATAAGTCTAACATAGCTGGTCATTACGATTAAAGCAGATTCCTTTCTTTTTCCCTAGAAGTACGATAATATTTAGAGTGACGAAATATTTAGCAGAAAGAAGGGTATTGCCATCATTGACAATCATCCTATAGTAAAACGAAACTTAGCAATCATGTGGTTTGCTAACTTTTTTGTTTCTGGAAGTATGACAATGGTGCTTCCATTTATTTCTTTATACATTGAGTCGATGGGGAATTTCTCAGATGCGTATGTTCAGAATTGGTCAGGCTGGATTTTTGCAATCACTTTTGTCACTGCCTTCATTTTTTCCCCGATCTGGGGTCGGATTGGTGACAAATACGGACGCAAAAAACTGCTTATATTCTCTGCAACTGGAATGGGTCTCTCCTTATTCTTAATGGGGTTTGCCACATCAGTATGGCAGTTATTTATGCTCCGCCTGCTAATGGGAATTGCTACTGGATTTATTCCTATGTCACAAGCATTCATTGCTACACAAACACCAAAAAATATCGCTGGAAAAGTACTTGGAACACTGCAAACTGGTAGCATTACTGGAACGTTGATGGGTCCTCTATTAGGCGGAACACTTGCAGATGCCTTTGGTTATGCAAGTACGTTTAAATGGGTATCCATAACCATTTTCTTTTCTGCTATTATTGTGTTCTTCGGCGTTAAAGAAATAAAAGCAAATCTCGCTGATAATGAAAAAGATGAAAAATCTTATACGAGAAAACAAGTCCTACAGCATATTATTTCACGCCCGGTTTTACTCATTGTAATGCTTATCTCTGCGTTGGTTCAGATCGCTCATTTTAGTGTGCAACCAATCTTATCTTTGTTTGTCCAAGACATTCACGGTCCGGCCAATATTGCCTTTTTCTCAGGAGTGGCATTTTCTGCAGCTGGACTTGGTAATTTGCTTATGTCAAGACGGCTTGGCAGACTAGGGGATAAAGTCGGCTATATTAAAGTGCTGATTGTATTGTTATTTATGGCTGGAATTGTTTATCTTCCCGGTGCTTGGGTAACAAACATTTGGCAGCTAGTTGTTTTACGCTTTTTATTAGGTATTTCCATTGGCGGAATAATCCCTGTTCGTATTGCATATATTAGGCAAACTGCACCTCTTTCTATGCAAGGTGAAGTTCTAGGCTATAATACCAGTTTACGCTTTTTAGGCAATATCATTGGGCCTGCATTAGGTGGCGTAATTGCTGGATTCTTCGGCTTTTCCGCTGTCTTTCTTCTTACTAGCTTACTGCTTTTATTAAGCGGAGGCATTATGTTGTATTTCTGGTATAAACATGAATACAACCGTTCACATTCTCACTCTTTGTTTGCGAAAAGAGGCTAACCGAGGACGACCATCGTTCTCGTTTTTTTCTGTTTCAGCTCTTTTTAGAAAACTAAAAGGAGCTTCATTCAATTGGAGTTCTCCAACAGCCCTTTGAGAAAAATAGAACCAAGGCGCGGGGCGCCCGTTTAGCGACGTAGCGAATGGAACGAATCAACTAAAGATAAAGTGAACCTTCAATCAGCGGGGTTTTCCTCATCCCCGCTGATTGTTAGTACCACCAGGGTATGACCTAAAGGACCTTGAACGAATCGGGGATTTAGGTGCTGTTACCTCCCGCTTCGACTTGTTCAGCTCACCATTCTTCCATTCTTAAAGTGGGAGACTACAACGCCTTTTTACGGGGTAAAGGAATCATGCCACTAAAAACAGAGGTATGCCGACGTCTGGGCGGCAAGCCCGTGTTTAGTCGGCATACCTCTTAGTGACGAACCGATGAGGCCTTATCGTAGGGCGTATTTCTAAAGTCGCATCGATGCTGAGCGATGAAGCCGGACGATGCTAGAATGACATTCATTTAAACACCATCTTTTAATACTTCCCATTCTGGCCAAATAAAGGTAAACTAACTCTATGATAGCTTAGAAAGTTGGGATAACTATGTCCTCAGAAAAAGTGAAAAGGCTCACATTGTTTGGTCTAACGTGGCCTATTTTTATTGAAATTTTCCTACATATGTTAATGGGGAATGCGGATACACTAATGCTAAGCCAATATTCCGATAAAGCCGTCGCAGCTGTTGGTGTTTCTAATCAAGTGTTGTCGGTAGTCATTGTGATGTTTGGCTTTGTAGCGCAAGGGGCGGCTATCCTCATTGCGCAAAATCTAGGTGCCAAAAATAATCAACAGGCAGGAGAAATTTCCGCCTTGTCTATTAGCTTAAACCTATTGTTTTCACTGTTTCTAAGCGTTGGTTTATTTTTCGGCGCAAAAACCATCCTGCAATTCATGGATCTTCCACAGGAAATCATGGGAGAAGCATCCAGCTATATGCAAATTGTTGGTGGACTTATCTTTATTCAAGCTTTAATTATGACGCTCGGTGCTATTTTGCGTAGCTATGGATATACAAAGGATACGATGAATGTCACCATTGGCATGAATATCCTGAATGTCATGGGAAATTATTTAGTTATTTTCGGTCCGTTTGGATTTCCGGTACTAGGGGTGGAAGGAGTAGCTTATTCAACTGCAATCAGCCGTTTTATCGGAGTTATTGTGTTATTTTACTTATTTTGGAAACGAAACAGTGACGAGATAAAAATCGGATACTTTTTCCGTTATCAAAAACAATATGTCAAGCGATTATTGCAAATCGGTATTCCGTCTGCCGGGGAACAGATTTCTTATAATGCCAGCCAGATGGTAATCACCTATTTTATCGCGCAACTTGGTACCATCGCAATTACTACAAAGGTATATGCGCAAAATATTATGATGTTTATCTTTTTATTTTCCATTGCTATCGGTCAAGGCACGCAAATCCTCGTTGGTCATTTAGTTGGTGCTGGAGATATGGAGGCAGCATACAAGCGTGTGATGAAAAGTCTCAAAATATCTATTGTCGTCTCATTATCGATGGCTACGATTGTTTACTTTTATTCCAAGCCATTACTAGGAATTTTCACAGATGATACGACCATTTTAGAAACTGGAGCATGGCTATTATTAATGACAATTGTGCTTGAACCTGGACGAGCCTTTAATTTAATCATGATTAGCTCCTTACGTGCAGCAGGAGACGTGAAGTTTCCAGTTTATATTGGTGTTGCTGTCATGTGGGGCATTGGCGTTACTTTTGCTTGGTTCTTCGCTATTTACCTAAATCTTGGTCTCATGGGGATTTGGATTTCCTTTATTGCTGATGAATGGCTGCGTGGTTTATTCATGCTCCGCCGTTGGAAACAGCGTAATTGGGTATCCATGAGCTTTGTACAACCAGGAAAGAAGCAAGACTCAGTTTAGATGATTGATTTCTCGTTACGTTTATGCTAAAACTAACAAAGTACCTTATTTAAGGGTAAGGGAAATGAAGAGCATGTACTAAAAGTCGGTTATAAACAAGAGGTCGACCATCGGTAACTTGTTGTTAACGGCTTTTATATATCTACTGCTATGATACTTGGTACTGTCTACCTTTTGTATACAAACTAAAATCAGAAAGAAAGTGATAGCAATGGGTATTGTCGTAGTTGAGGTCTGTGACGGAAATGCAATCACTTCTATTGATATAGAGGAAATTTTAGAAAAAGAGTTCCCTGAAGTAGCTGTACTCACAAATGATTGTCTATCCTTTTGCGGACTGTGCAGAGTAAAGCCATATGCGCTCGTTAACAATCGACGCATTTTTGGAAACACACCAGAAGAATGCTTGGATAAAATAAGAGCTGCGATTAAAGAAGAGCTGGCTATGTATGAATAATAGCCAGCCCTTTTTGCTTTTCACTTCACCAGGTTTTTAAAACATCCTATAAAGTGAATCTTCAATCAGTTAATTTCTACCCATTTACATATAGTAGAGATCCTTGGATTAGGTTCACACTAGATAATTCAAAGACATTTTGCATGGATACTGTTTAACTGCTCCATAACACGTTCATATATCCTTTTACGCTTAATACTTCCTCTACCATAAAACGATAAGTTTCCGATAAGGAGCCAGTTATTGAAGGAGCTTGCCTAATTGCCCTTTCCCCAAAATCAATTTTGTTGGATTATGATACGCGGGGTTTTGCAAGTTTCGCCTCCTAAGCCTTTAAATGTAGAATAACATCCATTTCTACAAGCGCATCTTTAGGTAGTTTACTAACTTCAATCGTCGATCTTGCTGGATATGGCTCTTGCAAATAACTACCATATATTTCATTCACGGTGGAAAAATCATCCATTGACTTTAAATAGATTGAAAATTTAGCTGCCTTTGTCAGATCTGTGCCTGCTTTTTCAAGAATGGCTTGAATATTTTTCAATACTTGCTTCGTTTGGTTTTCAATCCCTTCTGTCATTTCCCCTGTCGTCGGATCAATGCCTATTTGCCCCGACACATAAAGAAAATCACCTGCCGCAACAGCTTGTGAGTATGGCCCCAATGCAGCTGGCGCCTTTTCGGTATGAATTGCCTTATTCATTGCTATCTCCTCCTTCTTTTCATCATACCACGGAAAAAGCTACTCTTCTGTTATTTTTTCTCTATATGCCATGACGGATTTAACGTAGTATATATCGCCATAACAAGCATCAAGCTCCTTTGCTCCATCCCGTAAGCAACGGTATTTTTCCTTGTCTGGATCGTTAGCATACATTTTTTGTGAGAATTGAATAGCAGCTTCCTGGGAAAAATTCTCTCCCTGTTCCCGAATAAAATCAATAAACCCCTTTCCAAAATTATAAGACTGAACAGCAGTTAGCAAGTCTCCATCCGCCGCTTTCAATGTTTTGGAAAAATAATAGACACCTTGTTTAATAGATAATTCCGGGTCCTTGATGCATCCTCGCTCGCCACAGTAGCTTTCTGAGGCTTGCATCGGATCGTCCCCACGTCCTCCAGATTCTTGCATCATTATGGCAA
This genomic interval from Virgibacillus pantothenticus contains the following:
- a CDS encoding DUF1450 domain-containing protein, whose amino-acid sequence is MGIVVVEVCDGNAITSIDIEEILEKEFPEVAVLTNDCLSFCGLCRVKPYALVNNRRIFGNTPEECLDKIRAAIKEELAMYE
- a CDS encoding RidA family protein, with translation MNKAIHTEKAPAALGPYSQAVAAGDFLYVSGQIGIDPTTGEMTEGIENQTKQVLKNIQAILEKAGTDLTKAAKFSIYLKSMDDFSTVNEIYGSYLQEPYPARSTIEVSKLPKDALVEMDVILHLKA
- a CDS encoding MATE family efflux transporter, which translates into the protein MSSEKVKRLTLFGLTWPIFIEIFLHMLMGNADTLMLSQYSDKAVAAVGVSNQVLSVVIVMFGFVAQGAAILIAQNLGAKNNQQAGEISALSISLNLLFSLFLSVGLFFGAKTILQFMDLPQEIMGEASSYMQIVGGLIFIQALIMTLGAILRSYGYTKDTMNVTIGMNILNVMGNYLVIFGPFGFPVLGVEGVAYSTAISRFIGVIVLFYLFWKRNSDEIKIGYFFRYQKQYVKRLLQIGIPSAGEQISYNASQMVITYFIAQLGTIAITTKVYAQNIMMFIFLFSIAIGQGTQILVGHLVGAGDMEAAYKRVMKSLKISIVVSLSMATIVYFYSKPLLGIFTDDTTILETGAWLLLMTIVLEPGRAFNLIMISSLRAAGDVKFPVYIGVAVMWGIGVTFAWFFAIYLNLGLMGIWISFIADEWLRGLFMLRRWKQRNWVSMSFVQPGKKQDSV
- a CDS encoding MFS transporter encodes the protein MWFANFFVSGSMTMVLPFISLYIESMGNFSDAYVQNWSGWIFAITFVTAFIFSPIWGRIGDKYGRKKLLIFSATGMGLSLFLMGFATSVWQLFMLRLLMGIATGFIPMSQAFIATQTPKNIAGKVLGTLQTGSITGTLMGPLLGGTLADAFGYASTFKWVSITIFFSAIIVFFGVKEIKANLADNEKDEKSYTRKQVLQHIISRPVLLIVMLISALVQIAHFSVQPILSLFVQDIHGPANIAFFSGVAFSAAGLGNLLMSRRLGRLGDKVGYIKVLIVLLFMAGIVYLPGAWVTNIWQLVVLRFLLGISIGGIIPVRIAYIRQTAPLSMQGEVLGYNTSLRFLGNIIGPALGGVIAGFFGFSAVFLLTSLLLLLSGGIMLYFWYKHEYNRSHSHSLFAKRG
- a CDS encoding lysozyme family protein yields the protein MKNSRRLSKAVKRTFLIGVALFILLIGISLFFQRTLLNQPDSQTGPLISEQVLDYRPLVAKYAKQYGIEKHVETILAIMMQESGGRGDDPMQASESYCGERGCIKDPELSIKQGVYYFSKTLKAADGDLLTAVQSYNFGKGFIDFIREQGENFSQEAAIQFSQKMYANDPDKEKYRCLRDGAKELDACYGDIYYVKSVMAYREKITEE